In Gemmatimonadetes bacterium T265, one DNA window encodes the following:
- the uppS1 gene encoding isoprenyl transferase 1 produces MDGNGRWATRRGRPRTAGHLAGARATRHAIEAAARLGVETLTLYAFSGDNWRRPATEVDGLMRLFRRFLASETARCVSEGIRLTVIGRRDRLAPALRSAIDGAEQATTSGRRMHLRIAIDYSARDAILRAARALAATTPAANGDEPARFAAALGAAYHEPAPAPDVDLLLRTGGEQRLSDFLLWEAAYAELWFTPTLWPDFGAADLAQALADFGRRDRRFGAIVADAAPARWSA; encoded by the coding sequence ATGGACGGCAACGGCCGCTGGGCCACGCGCCGCGGACGCCCCCGCACCGCCGGCCACCTCGCCGGCGCCCGCGCGACCCGCCACGCGATCGAAGCCGCCGCGCGACTCGGCGTCGAGACGCTCACCCTCTACGCCTTCTCCGGCGACAACTGGCGCCGCCCGGCCACCGAAGTCGACGGCCTGATGCGGCTCTTCCGACGCTTCCTCGCATCGGAAACGGCGCGGTGCGTGAGCGAAGGAATCCGCCTCACCGTGATCGGCCGCCGCGACCGGCTCGCCCCCGCACTCCGCAGCGCGATCGACGGCGCCGAGCAGGCGACCACCTCCGGCCGCCGCATGCACCTCCGCATCGCGATCGACTACTCCGCGCGCGACGCCATCCTGCGCGCCGCACGCGCCCTGGCCGCCACCACACCAGCCGCGAACGGCGACGAGCCGGCCCGCTTCGCCGCCGCCCTCGGCGCCGCGTACCACGAGCCCGCCCCGGCGCCCGACGTCGACCTCCTCCTGCGCACCGGCGGCGAGCAGCGGCTGAGCGACTTCCTCCTCTGGGAGGCCGCCTACGCCGAGCTCTGGTTCACCCCGACACTCTGGCCCGACTTCGGGGCCGCCGACCTCGCGCAGGCGCTCGCCGACTTCGGCCGCCGCGACCGGCGGTTCGGCGCGATCGTGGCCGACGCGGCACCGGCCCGGTGGTCTGCATGA